In Mangifera indica cultivar Alphonso chromosome 7, CATAS_Mindica_2.1, whole genome shotgun sequence, the genomic window TCTATATTGATATCTCACGAGTagaaaagataattaaaaaataataataaaaaagaaaaaaaataataggattataattaagatttaaacaAATTGCTTAAAtgtcttttataattaaagttgACAAATTGATATCTCACGAGTCGaagagataattaaaaaaaataaaaaataagataattataattaagatttgaaaatagattaaaaaataatatgatttaatgaataaatacaAGAATAACAGTTTAGATTATATGAAGTCCGAGGTACTAACCTACTAAATCAGTAGTtccacaaaaaataatatgattacaATAATTCCACTTAAAAATTTGCAAATTTCTCTAAAGAATTTATGTTAGCTGCTAGAAGTTAGTGAAAAATCGAGTTGAAATATTCCAGAGTGAGTTTGAGTACTTAAGCACtcgtaaaatattaaatttgattaatataatctcttatataaaaaatttagattgatTAATTTGGAACAATTAATGAGGTATTATAACAAAACAACTCTGAATTATCTAATACAATAATTGTGATTTCAGTCACTATGCTTCAAGATTTACTTATCCTATAAAATCGGAGAGAGTTTTttggattattaaaaaaaaatggttaaaatttgaagaaaactttttCTCGTTTtggaaaatgaattatttgagttttatcgacataacataaacaattgtgatttataatataataaaataatattaaattatataataatatatataaatatgtattaatttatatatttaaaatcaatacatataatattatcgGTTGTGgcaagtaaatataaaataaaatgcgaAAATAAATGTTCAGTGGAAATGCTAATAAAACTGACCGTGATGCTGGTAGACAAACACGTATCTGTCAGTGGTGATGTGATCACCCGGTTGGAGTCGGCGTTCAATTCTCCGTTGTTGGCTTGAGGATTGTCCCATCTCAATCGATTTccaatttgtatttatattatctgCTCTGCTTTCTGATTAAAGTCCGTTACAAATTTATAGGCAAATGGAGAGAAGAAACAGACACTATTAGAGATTGGAATATAAACTGGGaagaataaaaattcataataaaggAATTATTCCTTGGTTGTAACTTCACACTGTTGAGGAATTTATAAATTCTAATTATTAATGACTCCTTTGTAAGATGCTTGTGAGATATATGTCATATGCGTGCATAAGCATCTCATATTATCTAAGGATGCAAAATCATAGTGGATTGTACGTCTGAAATGGATCATAATGTTATACtttctatatataaaacaaGTGTACGTGTGTGTGCGTGCGTATCTTACATTTTTTGGAGATGCTAAGATAATAATAGTTAAATAGTTTAGAAGcttttaaactatcaaaatatGTTTTCGGTtacaaaactattataaattatacatctaaaattgattataatattatattttccataTTGTTAGAgacaaaatctcaaatttaataaaaacaatataagtgTATTGTATATAAATGTAATAGATTATACCTTAacataagttaattaattttgtgtaatatgagtttcgatCTTTATATTTGTAGACTAAATATATTCCAACGCATATATCAACcaaattttcaatgttttttctttcaatttccgACCTTTTTCTTGTTCTCTCTACTGGTGAATGtgttttgttgtatatattctCAATTTCCGACCAAATTCaataattctttctttattggtCATGTTAAACAATTATGGCTAGTTTACCTCTTACGCAAAGGTTGTGTGTGTTTACTATTTTGCTTTTGAAGTTGGATATGATAGAGACCATGTTCAACATGCTTATACTTATTGTGGTGGCCTTGctagtgaaaaaaaaaggaaaatagatgGGCATTCCAATTCCTATGTTGGTCAATCAAGCAACGAACTTAACATAAggatattaaatttatgtaaaatcaCTCTGGATATTGATAGACAATGTCTTCAAAACTGTAAATGTAGGGAAAatcatttatgaaattatgGGGAAATAGTTCAAGGTACATATTCACgacttataatataaatatacatactgTTAGGTCACTATATTAGATGAGGCATtgatttaattatcttttttttttctcttgttagAATTGTTTGGGTACATTAAATGAAACATATATAAAAGTGTATTAAACTCAACTGATAAGCCTACtattatacaaagaaaaaaaatgaaattacaaccAATGTTTGGTGTTTGCACACCAAACATgcaatttatttatgttataccATCGTGGGAATGTTCAACTACATATCGTGTAGTTCTTAAGAATGCCATTAGTGggagaaattgattaaaaattctaaaagatAAGAGTAACGTGATTGagttattagatattatattatgatataatagtAGATGAATATTTtcaattgatattattattattattatatgattttattatttatgtgatGTTGAATACACCATTAATGGAGAAGGCTTTTTCGCACcacataaagagaaaatatagcATTTCAATGACCAGAGGAAAGGTCACTAACCTATTACTCcaaaagaatttttcaatatgaAACACTCAAGTGAAAGATTGGGTTGAGAAATGTTTTGACATATTAAAAGTTAAAGGAGAAACCTTCTATTTGGTGAAAATACAATATCGAATTATTTCAATTCATTACCGTCTACATAGTTACATTTAGAATGAGGTGTCCATTGACCCCATTGAAAGTAAGGATGTTGACATGCTCAATAACCAAGCGGAAGTTGATGACCAACCTGAAGTACTTGGGCGGCATGTGGAACTCAACAATAAGGAGTTTGACCTTGTATGACTGCTAGCACTGCCACGAGTGTCTCCCCCTTTTTGCTACATCGCGATGACTCAGTTGCCCTTACGTGGACTAGTATAGGTCATCCTAAATCGCATCAaccgagagagagagagagagagagagaatccTCAAGATCGAGAGACTGTCATACATCGGAATATAAACTCACCCGAATAAGAATTTATCGCGAAGGAATTGCTTTATGGTcgaaattaaatcttttttaactGTTAATAATGGTTCTTCCATTTGAGTTTTGGTCCTCATATTCCATTTTccgaatatataaatgatacatATGGACTGAAAAAAATACCTGAGCATCTCATTATGATTGTCCCAATCTGCAAAATAGCCATTTAAAAACACTGAGACCAATATTTTTCAACCATTCACACACTaagatttgattgaattgaaccattttCTTGAGATAATTCCTCAAAATTTTGTTCTCTTCAACATGCCAAGGAACAGCAGAATTCTAAGGAAAACAAGGTGACAAGAAAAACGCACAGAAGCAAAGAACTATGTCGTTCAATTagtgttaaaaataatatatggcATAGCCCTATGGCTAGCCTAATGCACACACAAAATCTAACAGATGTAGCTTTGTCCTAACACAGAATTTCACCGGAAGCAGAGTACAACATTATGGTTCTCAAACAAATTACACTCCCTTTTTTCATACTagctagattttaaaaaattttaaggtccCAGTTATGAAAAACTAAGTCCAACTGCCAAGCCTAGTAACCATAGTTTGAACCATAGACTGAGCCATAGCCTCCGGCATGGCTTGTGTGGCCAGGATTGGAAGGAGGTGAACCATACATGGAACTATGAGTTGCGTATGGATTATAACCCTGGTCTGTCGACCCACCCACTTGGGCCTGTGATGGAGCCGCAGCTTCAGCCATAAAATTCTGCCATACATTAAAACATTCTATCAGTTTATAAAATCCAATAGGAAGCATTTAACTAATGCTCATGCTCTAAAAGCTAAAAGCAAAATTACAGTTATAAAATTCTGCTAACAAAAAGGGAATGAAGAATATATAGCAACAAAACACTATATACAAAAGCATAAATATGtggaagtcaagaaagagagcagAAGAAATGTTGCCAAACCAGAGTCATCACTAGTAACTGCAAAAGCACTAAACTCAACCTGTGCAATTAGTAAataaacagaataaaaaaagattaaaaataaaacagttgAAGGTATGCATCACTGATCTAACTGCTTTACAATCATATGAACCAGACCTGATTACAAATTTACAATAACATGTCTGTTTCCACATTGAAAGTAAAATGCAGTCCATATATCATAAGTGGCAGTTCTAGTTTACCATAAATTTACTATAATCTTGCAATGTAAGCTTTCAACTAATTTTAGAGTTTTGTAGAACTAACAGCTGTAAGTGCAATCACAACTTTACTGACCGGATATCTtcttaatctttcatgcatacaGCCCATAACTTCTCATCATTTCTCAACTCAGCACAATTAATAGGAGGATTCATACCATTTTGTATGAACAAACAAACTCATAGAATGTGTGTGTGAGTGAGAGAGACAGACAGAGAGGAAACATTCTAGTTTCTAAGACAGCATACTCCATACCATGTTGCACCAACAACACTATCATAGAGCAAACTCTCATATGCACCTTAAATGTGCTAAATTTCCTGTTACAGGCTAATGTTAAGTAAAGCTAGGATAAATGACTTCTAAGAGCCAATAAAGCATATGTTAACAAAATTGTGGGGTCATACAGCAGAAACATCAAGGGAAGCATTCTGCCATAACAAAACACATGGAGTACAAGGCACAAGCGGTAGCATATACATACTAAAAAAATGGAATATCTAGTAAAGGGAAACAGATATCTTAAAATTAACCCAAACTAAGACAAGGGTTATGCCTGTATTAGCTGCTGTGCAGTTTGCACTTGTGAAGCAGTTCCACTGATTTCGACTGTCATTTCCCCAGGAACACCCCTGGTTTCTTGTATAGTCACAGTTGCCCCACTAGAACGTCGAATATAGCTTATACTTGCACCAGCTGTCCCAATAACAGCGTCAGCATAAGACAGTGGAATTTGCATTTGCTGCGTGATCTGCAAAATCATATGGAAACCATCATCAGAAGTTCAGAAAATTCTAGAACTTTATTCCCAAGATCACCAACACATAAATAGCACTTGCAATTGGCACTGGATTTGATTAGGGCTGCTACAAGCTAGCAAAATAAGACACAAGTTTTCAAGCCCAGAGCCAGGGTTAAACCACAACCAAGCACTAAATCGTGCCTGGTCCAAAAATATTCAACTCGACttcaaaaaataacatattctGAGCCCaaaattatagataatatataaacacTACAAAGGTGGATGTATATGTCTCAAGATCCACCTGTCAATTAACCATCTTACCGTAAGCTGTGCGACCTTGACAAGGCTCAAGAAATAAATTCTTAGCAACAGAGTATCAAAACTCAGAAAAAAGACAGGTCTTATTAATCACTAATATCTAAAGtacagagaaaaatattatctgAAAACCTTTGAGATCTATATATAACTTGAGAAAGAGTAGAtagtcataaaaattaaaaaaaaaaagtccataTCACATGTCCAATCATTTCTATCTTTACTCATATATCACCCTCTGCTaagttaagattaaatttaGTTCAACTCTATCACCCCTAAAATTCACTCTCATAAGGTTTTCAAGGCTCTGACAGGATCTTGAACTTATCTAATCCATGTGACCTGAGAGGTTTTACATGAACACTGCTTTTACTCAGATAACAAAAGAATCACAAAGTTCTCTactataatgaaataataataatttaacaaatgaaatcCAGATAAGTATTATGGGTATAATTTCAGGAGACTGGAAAAAGCATAGCTGACAAAAAAGATTCCATAGATTTATTACCCAGAGAAAATAAATACAGATACATAAAAGAAAGACCTGCGTTATCATCGATGATGCTGACTGGGCATTCGAGGATGCGTGAACACCCATTGGGGCTTCTCTTCCATACGCAGATATTCCCTGATGAGGCTGTTTCTCCATTGGAGGAGGCAAGTCGGCAGGAGGATAATAACTGTCAACTTGCCGTGGGGCTGGCATGTACTGAGGACTAGGTCCAAAACCATGACCTCCACTAGCATTTGGAGGAAGACCTTGAGGCGGACCCCAGGATTGATGAGGTGGCATGTGCTCCATTTGAGGATTTGACATTTGCATCTGGTTGAATATAATAAGTCAGAATTCCATTATACATAATAAAAGGGATAAACAAATCAGTCAGTAAAACGCACTTACATGCATTTCAAATAAAGGAATAATACTGCGGTCAACTAAAAACTTCCTGAGATGAGATGCAATTAGTTCTATTGCTTTGTGTACACCAGCTGCATCTCCGACTACTTCAACAGCCCTATCATCTTGCAGAGCAAAGACTGGCAGGTCTTCTGTAGTAATTACAACAAGTCGAAacatttatgaaatattaacaCAAAAAGGAATCAACAGTCCATAaagcaaaagaaaca contains:
- the LOC123221159 gene encoding flowering locus K homology domain-like, with translation MAEVDQSFVEHDENHEGDPRPENPVPEEQVPEYEVPEYQIPNDEVPEYQIPNDELAEEQVPEESQPQQKLEHEGDSAAAGGEKKWPGWPGESVFRMLVPAQKVGSIIGRKGEFIKKIVEETRARIKILDGPPGTTERAVMISAKEEPDSSLSPAMDGLLRVHKRIVDGLEGDSSHPPPGGKVSTRLLVPASQAGSLIGKQGGTVKSIQESSSCIVRVLGAEDLPVFALQDDRAVEVVGDAAGVHKAIELIASHLRKFLVDRSIIPLFEMHMQMSNPQMEHMPPHQSWGPPQGLPPNASGGHGFGPSPQYMPAPRQVDSYYPPADLPPPMEKQPHQGISAYGREAPMGVHASSNAQSASSMITQITQQMQIPLSYADAVIGTAGASISYIRRSSGATVTIQETRGVPGEMTVEISGTASQVQTAQQLIQNFMAEAAAPSQAQVGGSTDQGYNPYATHSSMYGSPPSNPGHTSHAGGYGSVYGSNYGY